Proteins co-encoded in one Planifilum fimeticola genomic window:
- the lexA gene encoding transcriptional repressor LexA encodes MSKLSPRQQAILNYIKKEVEEKGYPPSVREIGEAVGLASSSTVHGHLSRLEKKGFIRRDPTKPRAIEILDRPMTERRAETDTVMVPLVGKVTAGEPITAVENIDEYIPLPKKMVGNGKHFILSVQGDSMINAGILDKDYVIVRQQPTADNGDIVVAMTPDEEATVKRFYKEKDYVRLQPENDLMEPILLPRVTILGKVVGLIRHIH; translated from the coding sequence ATGTCCAAACTGTCTCCCCGGCAACAGGCGATTCTGAACTACATAAAAAAAGAGGTGGAGGAAAAGGGATACCCCCCCTCCGTCCGGGAAATCGGCGAAGCGGTGGGGCTTGCCTCCAGTTCGACCGTACACGGACATCTGTCTCGCCTGGAAAAAAAAGGCTTCATCCGACGCGATCCGACCAAGCCGAGGGCCATTGAAATCTTGGACCGTCCAATGACGGAACGTCGCGCGGAAACCGACACGGTGATGGTTCCGCTGGTCGGGAAGGTAACTGCCGGGGAACCGATCACCGCCGTGGAAAATATCGACGAATACATTCCCCTTCCCAAAAAGATGGTGGGCAACGGCAAACATTTTATCCTTTCTGTTCAGGGCGACAGCATGATCAACGCCGGCATCCTCGACAAGGATTACGTCATCGTCCGGCAACAACCCACCGCAGACAACGGCGACATCGTCGTGGCCATGACTCCGGACGAGGAAGCCACCGTGAAGCGGTTCTACAAGGAAAAGGATTATGTCCGCCTTCAACCGGAAAATGACCTCATGGAGCCGATTTTGCTTCCCCGGGTGACGATCCTCGGCAAAGTGGTGGGGTTGATTCGCCACATCCATTGA
- a CDS encoding quaternary amine ABC transporter ATP-binding protein — MAKIEVRNLTKIFGRHPSRGLALVRQGKSKEEIFRETGMTVGVNRASFSVEAGEVFVIMGLSGSGKSTLVRLLNRLIEPTEGTVLVDGDDVTKMSADELRQMRRTKMGMVFQRFALFPHKSVRENVEYGLEVQGVPKRERREKALESLELVGLKDYADQAPSQLSGGMQQRVGLARALATDPDILLMDEAFSALDPLIRKEMQDEMMDLQSSMNKTIIFITHDLDEALRIGDRIALMKDGVIVQIGTPEEILTNPANEYVEKFVEDVNITKVLTAGSVMKRPEQLVLGKDGPRVALKRMRERGLSGLMVVDRTRKLIGFLTAEAARSLLDEKNKDKTMEDVLERDVVTVHKDTPVSELLPKMAEKQFSHPAAVIDDQGKLRGVVVQGAIFATLAGNGVKPDEPS; from the coding sequence TTGGCGAAAATCGAGGTGAGGAATCTCACCAAAATTTTCGGGCGTCATCCCTCGCGAGGGCTGGCTTTGGTGAGACAAGGCAAGAGCAAGGAAGAGATCTTCAGGGAGACGGGAATGACCGTCGGTGTCAATCGGGCTTCCTTTTCAGTGGAGGCCGGAGAGGTTTTTGTGATCATGGGTCTGTCCGGAAGCGGCAAGTCCACCCTGGTTCGGCTTTTGAACCGGTTGATTGAACCGACGGAGGGAACGGTGCTTGTCGATGGGGACGACGTGACGAAGATGAGCGCCGATGAGCTGCGGCAAATGCGCAGGACCAAGATGGGGATGGTGTTTCAGCGGTTTGCGCTGTTTCCCCACAAAAGCGTCCGCGAAAATGTGGAATACGGCTTGGAGGTGCAGGGGGTGCCCAAGCGGGAACGCAGGGAAAAGGCCCTGGAGTCCCTGGAGCTGGTGGGTCTGAAGGATTATGCCGACCAAGCCCCCTCGCAACTTTCGGGCGGAATGCAACAGCGGGTGGGCCTGGCCCGAGCATTGGCCACCGATCCGGATATTTTGCTGATGGACGAGGCCTTTAGCGCCCTGGATCCGCTGATCCGCAAGGAAATGCAGGACGAGATGATGGATCTTCAGTCCTCGATGAACAAGACGATCATTTTTATCACCCATGACCTGGACGAGGCACTGCGCATCGGGGACCGCATCGCCCTCATGAAAGACGGAGTGATCGTTCAGATCGGAACCCCGGAAGAGATTCTGACCAACCCGGCAAACGAATATGTGGAAAAATTTGTGGAAGACGTCAACATCACCAAGGTGTTGACAGCCGGCTCCGTCATGAAGCGACCGGAGCAATTGGTTCTGGGCAAGGATGGCCCCCGGGTGGCACTGAAGCGAATGAGGGAAAGGGGTCTCTCCGGGCTGATGGTGGTTGACCGGACCCGGAAACTGATCGGATTTCTGACCGCGGAGGCGGCGAGAAGCTTGTTGGACGAAAAGAACAAGGATAAGACCATGGAAGATGTGTTGGAAAGAGATGTCGTCACGGTGCACAAGGATACACCCGTGAGCGAACTCTTGCCCAAAATGGCGGAAAAACAATTTTCTCATCCGGCAGCGGTCATCGACGATCAGGGCAAGCTGCGCGGAGTGGTGGTGCAAGGCGCCATTTTCGCCACCCTGGCAGGAAATGGGGTGAAGCCGGATGAACCTTCCTAA
- the yneA gene encoding cell division suppressor protein YneA, with amino-acid sequence MSRRGIALVGILCFLMVVLVVWVDRAAGDGPEPTVNVRVEPGDTLWGLARRYADDSVDIRELIGDIRRINRLEDAVIHPGQTLKIPVRKRD; translated from the coding sequence ATGAGCCGGAGGGGAATCGCTCTCGTCGGAATCCTCTGTTTTCTGATGGTCGTTCTGGTGGTGTGGGTGGACAGGGCGGCCGGCGACGGTCCGGAGCCGACGGTGAATGTCCGTGTTGAACCCGGCGATACACTATGGGGGTTGGCCCGAAGGTATGCGGACGATTCCGTCGACATCCGGGAACTGATCGGCGATATCCGCCGGATCAATCGTTTGGAGGATGCCGTGATCCATCCCGGGCAAACATTAAAAATTCCCGTCCGAAAAAGGGATTGA